The nucleotide sequence AACTGCGGCTCCGAGCCCAGCACGTAGACCGTCTGTTCGGGGTCGGTGTTCTCGGCCAGGTACGCGCCGACCAGCTCGCCCTCGACGAACGGATTAAGCCCGAACATCGTCCTTGACAGTTCGTTTCCGCTCAGCCGATACAGCGGCCATTGGGCGGCCGTGGGAAAGACGAGCAGCAGCAGAAGGATCACGCAGGTCGAGACGCGCCGGTAGCTCTCGCCCAATCCCGAGGCTGCGGTAATATCGATCAACTTGTCGCCGCCGATTGCGGCGAGCATACACAGCGGCGGCAGCAACTGCTGAAAGTAGTGCGGTGTGTAGCGGCCCGAGGCCGAGACGCCGATAAAGGCCGAGAGCAGCCAGGCCGGAGCGAACCAGGCCGCGGCGCGTTTTTTATCCGTGCGCCGCAACAGCGTCACTGCGCCGATGGACGCCACGGCGAGCAGGGGCAGGTCGCGGGCGAGCATGCCGCGCGACAACGCCTCGTACGCCAAGATGCGCCAGCGCTGATCCAGGCCGATGGACGAGGAGTATCCGACGTTGTAGCCCAGGGCCCAATAGATCAGCTCCGATGCGGACCCGCGACAGGCGAAATAGGCGAGGCATAGGGCCAACGTCAGGCCAAAACCCGCGCCGACCAGCGCCAGGCCCGCAAGTCGTTGGCGCGTACGGCCGGCGGCGAGCCAGACCAGCGCCAGGATCGGCAGCCCCTCGGTCAATGCAACGGGCTTGAACAGCGCGGCCGCGCCGATCAGCGCTCCGCACAATACGTAGCGCCACGGCTGCCGGTCGTGTTCGTCTCGCGGCAGGCTCAGCAGCGCGGCGATGATCAGCAATGCCATGTATTGCTCGACGTTGGCCGAAAAGCCGAAGTAAGCCGGAGCAACCTGGGTCAGCGCCAGCAGCGCGGCGGCGATACAGGCTGCACGCGTTGTGTACCACTTGCGCGTCAAACGAAAGATCAGCAGCGCGCAAAGCACTGTGACCGCGATCAAGGTGGCGTGGATCGCCCTGGTTCCTCCGCCAAGAGCTAGGGCCAGGCCG is from Candidatus Alcyoniella australis and encodes:
- a CDS encoding glycosyltransferase family 39 protein codes for the protein MLKASILDGRSRLWAAVALFAVLAAVLLRLAALDVPLDRDEGMYAYGAWRALDGERLYVDVVDSKPPGIFAVYGLALALGGGTRAIHATLIAVTVLCALLIFRLTRKWYTTRAACIAAALLALTQVAPAYFGFSANVEQYMALLIIAALLSLPRDEHDRQPWRYVLCGALIGAAALFKPVALTEGLPILALVWLAAGRTRQRLAGLALVGAGFGLTLALCLAYFACRGSASELIYWALGYNVGYSSSIGLDQRWRILAYEALSRGMLARDLPLLAVASIGAVTLLRRTDKKRAAAWFAPAWLLSAFIGVSASGRYTPHYFQQLLPPLCMLAAIGGDKLIDITAASGLGESYRRVSTCVILLLLLVFPTAAQWPLYRLSGNELSRTMFGLNPFVEGELVGAYLAENTDPEQTVYVLGSEPQFAYHARRRLASSIAFTAPLIEQHPDSPRLRQRVLEQIERNQPRYVVRMRLPSSLVIRDDPSDWFIGKLESLLQTDYQREAALLAEQGRQPRLVVGELPPVGRSPIVLDIYRRK